Proteins encoded within one genomic window of Brachybacterium muris:
- a CDS encoding MarR family winged helix-turn-helix transcriptional regulator: protein MTPPPRPTSGPGRDEVDRIIAGWHRARTDLDTAPLAVFSRISRLSRHLESARREAFSGAGLEGWEFDMLSALRRSGEDALSPGALAQQTLVTSGTMTTRLDKLTARGLVSRSRSPHDGRAVEVRLLAEGITRVDAAMERLLEAEEALLEPLAEADREALASMLRTLALGFEPVSSDDA from the coding sequence ATGACTCCCCCGCCCCGTCCCACCTCCGGTCCCGGTCGCGACGAGGTGGATCGCATCATCGCGGGCTGGCACCGGGCACGCACCGACCTCGACACCGCGCCCCTGGCGGTGTTCTCCCGCATCTCCCGTCTGTCCCGGCACCTGGAGAGTGCACGCCGCGAGGCCTTCTCCGGTGCGGGGCTGGAGGGTTGGGAGTTCGACATGCTCTCCGCACTTCGCCGCAGCGGGGAGGATGCTCTCTCCCCCGGCGCCCTCGCACAGCAGACCCTGGTCACCAGCGGCACCATGACCACCCGGCTGGACAAGCTGACCGCCCGCGGGCTGGTCAGCCGCAGCCGCAGCCCGCACGACGGTCGCGCGGTCGAGGTGCGGCTGCTGGCCGAGGGCATCACCCGGGTGGACGCCGCCATGGAGAGGCTGCTCGAGGCAGAGGAGGCCCTGCTCGAGCCTCTGGCCGAGGCCGACCGTGAAGCGCTCGCCTCGATGCTGCGCACCCTCGCGCTGGGCTTCGAACCCGTGAGCTCCGACGACGCCTGA
- a CDS encoding TetR/AcrR family transcriptional regulator gives MSQKDAPRVRAARMTGRERREQLVAVGRRLFAEKGYDATSVEEIAARAKVSKPIVYEHFGGKEGLYAVVVDREVSTLLAALEASLQDQRTHPRLLMEQAAMAFLSYIDEHEDGFRILVRDSPVTQAGGTFSALLTDVARRTEHILVAQFRLRSYPTRDAPLYAQMLVGMVAYTGQWWLETRSPAKEVVAARMVNLSWHGLGALEKKPELSGRPIG, from the coding sequence ATGTCCCAGAAGGATGCGCCCCGGGTGCGCGCTGCCCGGATGACCGGCCGCGAGAGGCGCGAACAGCTGGTCGCCGTGGGGCGCCGACTGTTCGCCGAGAAGGGCTACGACGCCACCAGCGTCGAGGAGATCGCCGCCCGCGCCAAGGTGTCCAAGCCGATCGTGTACGAGCACTTCGGCGGCAAGGAGGGGCTGTACGCGGTGGTGGTGGACCGCGAGGTCTCCACCCTGCTCGCGGCGCTCGAGGCCTCGCTGCAGGACCAGCGCACCCACCCCCGGCTGCTGATGGAGCAGGCGGCGATGGCGTTCCTCTCCTACATCGACGAGCACGAGGACGGCTTCCGGATCCTGGTGCGCGACTCCCCCGTGACCCAGGCCGGCGGCACCTTCTCCGCCCTGCTCACCGATGTGGCGAGGCGCACCGAGCACATCCTGGTGGCCCAGTTCCGCCTGCGCTCCTACCCCACGCGCGACGCCCCGCTGTACGCCCAGATGCTGGTGGGGATGGTCGCCTACACCGGGCAGTGGTGGCTGGAGACCCGCAGCCCCGCCAAGGAAGTGGTGGCCGCGCGGATGGTGAACCTCTCGTGGCACGGCCTGGGCGCGCTGGAGAAGAAGCCGGAGCTGAGCGGTCGCCCCATCGGGTGA
- the glmU gene encoding bifunctional UDP-N-acetylglucosamine diphosphorylase/glucosamine-1-phosphate N-acetyltransferase GlmU: METPASAAVAPAAVIVLAAGAGTRMKSRTPKVLHPIGGRSLLGHAITAAEGTGPADLVVVVRHEREKLIQHLTEHASEVTVADQDEIPGTGRAVQCGLEKVSATSGTVLVTYGDVPLLEAETLRELVVVHEQAGAAATVLSARVADPTGYGRILRSQDGSEVLGIVEEKDATEDQRAIDEINSGIYAFDLEVLRDALGRIGTDNAQGEMYLTDVLGIARSDGRTVRALVTDDAMMVEGANDRVQLAQLGAEMNRRILERHMRAGVTIVDPATTWIDADVSIGTDATILPGVQLHGATDIGEDAVIGPDCTLRDTEVGARAEVVRTHSVLAVIGEEATVGPFTYLRPGTSLGRGGKIGGFVETKNAQIGDGAKVPHLSYVGDAEIGEGTNIGAATIFANYDGQNKHRTTIGKHVRVGSDSVLVAPVTIGDGAATGAGTVVRKDVPPGALAVNAVGQRNVEGWTLRRRAGTAAEDAARAALEGRPENGATPTAGPDADDNKEHQQR; encoded by the coding sequence GTGGAAACGCCCGCATCCGCAGCAGTCGCACCCGCCGCCGTCATCGTCCTGGCCGCCGGTGCCGGGACCCGCATGAAGTCCCGCACCCCCAAGGTGCTGCACCCGATCGGGGGCCGGTCCCTGCTGGGCCACGCCATCACCGCCGCCGAGGGCACCGGCCCCGCGGACCTCGTGGTGGTGGTGCGGCACGAGCGCGAGAAGCTGATCCAGCACCTGACCGAGCACGCCTCCGAGGTGACCGTCGCCGACCAGGACGAGATCCCCGGCACCGGCCGTGCCGTGCAGTGCGGCCTGGAGAAGGTGAGCGCCACCTCCGGCACCGTGCTGGTCACGTACGGGGACGTGCCGCTGCTGGAGGCGGAGACCCTGCGCGAACTGGTGGTCGTCCACGAGCAGGCCGGCGCCGCGGCCACCGTGCTCAGCGCCCGCGTCGCGGACCCCACCGGCTACGGCCGCATCCTGCGCAGCCAGGACGGCAGCGAGGTCCTCGGCATCGTCGAGGAGAAGGACGCCACCGAGGACCAGCGCGCGATCGACGAGATCAACTCCGGCATCTACGCCTTCGACCTGGAGGTGCTGCGCGATGCCCTGGGGCGGATCGGCACCGACAACGCCCAGGGCGAGATGTACCTGACCGACGTGCTGGGCATCGCCCGTTCCGACGGCCGCACCGTGCGCGCCCTGGTCACCGATGACGCCATGATGGTCGAGGGCGCCAATGACCGGGTGCAGCTGGCCCAGTTGGGTGCCGAGATGAACCGACGCATCCTGGAGCGGCACATGCGCGCCGGCGTCACGATCGTGGATCCCGCCACCACCTGGATCGATGCCGATGTCTCGATCGGCACCGACGCCACGATCCTGCCCGGCGTGCAGCTGCACGGGGCCACCGACATCGGCGAGGACGCCGTGATCGGCCCGGACTGCACCCTGCGCGACACCGAAGTGGGGGCCCGTGCCGAGGTGGTGCGCACCCACTCCGTGCTGGCCGTGATCGGCGAGGAGGCCACCGTGGGGCCCTTCACCTACCTGCGCCCGGGCACCTCGCTGGGGCGCGGCGGCAAGATCGGCGGTTTCGTCGAGACCAAGAACGCCCAGATCGGTGACGGTGCCAAGGTGCCGCACCTGAGCTACGTGGGCGATGCCGAGATCGGGGAGGGCACCAACATCGGCGCCGCCACGATCTTCGCCAACTACGACGGGCAGAACAAGCACCGCACCACCATCGGCAAGCATGTGCGCGTGGGCTCGGACAGCGTGCTGGTGGCCCCGGTGACCATCGGCGACGGCGCTGCCACCGGTGCCGGCACCGTGGTGCGCAAGGACGTCCCGCCCGGCGCGCTGGCGGTGAACGCAGTGGGGCAGCGGAACGTGGAAGGATGGACCCTGAGGCGGCGCGCCGGGACGGCGGCCGAGGATGCGGCACGTGCCGCGCTCGAGGGCCGGCCCGAGAACGGAGCGACGCCCACTGCGGGACCGGACGCCGACGACAACAAGGAGCATCAGCAGCGATGA
- a CDS encoding ribose-phosphate diphosphokinase, whose protein sequence is MSGIVTTGEKRLVLASGRAHPELAQQVSEELGVEVLPMDAWDFANGEIYVRYGESVRGTDAFVLQSHPAPINTWLMEHLIMIDALKRASAKRITAIAPSFPYARQDKKHRGREPISARLVADLYETAGIDRMISVDLHAPQVQGYFKQPVDHLMALPILADYVSGKYGQEDVVVVSPDAGRIRVAEQWAKKLGGVGLAFIHKSRDINRPNQAVAKRVIGEVAGKTCILVDDMVDTGGTIVQAADALMNNGADSVVIATTHGILSEPATQRLQDSSVREVVCTNTLPIPEEKQFDRLTQLSIAPLIARAIRAVFDDGSVTSLFDGEV, encoded by the coding sequence ATGAGCGGAATCGTCACCACGGGGGAGAAGCGACTGGTGCTCGCCAGCGGTCGCGCCCACCCGGAGCTTGCCCAGCAGGTCTCCGAGGAGCTCGGGGTCGAGGTGCTCCCGATGGATGCCTGGGACTTCGCCAACGGCGAGATCTACGTGCGCTACGGCGAGTCCGTGCGCGGCACCGACGCCTTCGTGCTGCAGTCCCACCCCGCGCCCATCAACACCTGGCTGATGGAGCACCTGATCATGATCGATGCGCTGAAGCGGGCCTCCGCCAAGCGCATCACCGCGATCGCGCCGAGCTTCCCCTACGCCCGGCAGGACAAGAAGCACCGTGGCCGTGAGCCCATCTCGGCGCGCCTGGTGGCGGACCTGTACGAGACCGCCGGCATCGACCGCATGATCTCGGTGGACCTGCACGCCCCGCAGGTCCAGGGCTACTTCAAGCAGCCCGTGGACCATCTGATGGCCCTGCCCATCCTCGCCGACTACGTCTCCGGCAAGTACGGCCAGGAGGACGTGGTGGTGGTCTCCCCGGATGCCGGCCGCATCCGCGTGGCGGAGCAGTGGGCCAAGAAGCTGGGCGGCGTGGGCCTGGCGTTCATCCACAAGTCCCGCGACATCAACCGGCCCAACCAGGCCGTGGCCAAGCGCGTGATCGGTGAGGTGGCCGGCAAGACCTGCATCCTGGTGGACGACATGGTCGACACCGGCGGCACCATCGTGCAGGCGGCGGATGCCCTGATGAACAACGGTGCCGACTCGGTGGTCATCGCCACCACCCACGGCATCCTCTCCGAGCCCGCCACCCAGCGCCTGCAGGACAGCTCGGTGCGCGAGGTGGTGTGCACCAACACCCTGCCGATCCCGGAGGAGAAGCAGTTCGACCGCCTCACCCAGCTGTCGATCGCCCCGCTGATCGCCCGCGCGATCCGTGCGGTGTTCGACGACGGCTCCGTCACCAGCCTGTTCGACGGCGAGGTCTGA
- a CDS encoding DoxX family protein produces the protein MSTSTVAADRTDTTPAGSRNPLVRFLTLDFMNKPELVDAGLLVLRLFMLLLFFHGYAKATGYSGFVGMMSEAPVGSIAPALFGFMVVAGQLLLGFGLAVGLMTRICAFLMALMFLFIIVLFNIPGGWIGEHGGIAFESSLYYFVPGIVLFLTGPGRYSLDHILSRKK, from the coding sequence ATGTCTACCTCCACCGTCGCCGCCGACCGCACCGACACCACCCCTGCCGGCTCCCGCAATCCGCTGGTCCGGTTCCTCACCCTGGACTTCATGAACAAGCCCGAGCTGGTCGACGCCGGTCTGCTGGTCCTTCGCCTGTTCATGCTCCTGCTCTTCTTCCACGGGTACGCCAAGGCCACCGGCTACTCGGGCTTCGTGGGCATGATGTCGGAGGCGCCCGTGGGCAGCATCGCCCCCGCCCTGTTCGGCTTCATGGTCGTTGCCGGTCAGCTGCTGCTGGGCTTCGGTCTCGCTGTCGGCCTGATGACCCGCATCTGCGCCTTCCTGATGGCGCTCATGTTCCTGTTCATCATCGTCCTGTTCAACATCCCCGGTGGCTGGATCGGCGAGCACGGCGGCATCGCCTTCGAGTCGTCCCTGTACTACTTCGTGCCCGGCATCGTCCTGTTCCTGACCGGCCCCGGCCGCTACTCCCTGGACCACATCCTGTCGCGCAAGAAGTGA
- a CDS encoding 50S ribosomal protein L25/general stress protein Ctc, protein MAEKLNVELREEFGKGAARRIRRENKIPAVLYGHGEEVRHVVLPGHETALIARNTNALLELSLADGRSELALIKDIQRHPLKRNITHLDLIIVRKGEKVEVDIPVVLVGEPTAPAIAVVDAQTLTLSADALHVPEQIEVDVEEKEEGFQLFAGDITLPEGSELVTDAELLVVAVTIPRVEEEDTEDEDAEGTEGAEGEQSEDSEGENSEESSDQE, encoded by the coding sequence ATGGCTGAGAAGCTGAACGTCGAACTGCGCGAGGAGTTCGGCAAGGGCGCCGCGCGCCGCATCCGCCGCGAGAACAAGATCCCCGCCGTCCTGTACGGTCACGGCGAGGAAGTCCGTCACGTGGTCCTGCCCGGCCACGAGACCGCCCTGATCGCCCGTAACACCAACGCGCTGCTCGAGCTGTCCCTGGCCGACGGCCGCAGCGAGCTGGCCCTGATCAAGGACATCCAGCGCCACCCGCTCAAGCGCAACATCACCCACCTGGACCTGATCATCGTGCGCAAGGGCGAGAAGGTCGAGGTGGACATCCCTGTGGTGCTCGTGGGTGAGCCCACCGCCCCGGCCATCGCCGTGGTCGATGCCCAGACCCTGACCCTCTCCGCGGACGCCCTGCACGTGCCCGAGCAGATCGAGGTCGACGTCGAGGAGAAGGAGGAGGGCTTCCAGCTCTTCGCCGGCGACATTACCCTGCCCGAGGGCTCCGAGCTGGTCACCGATGCCGAGCTGCTCGTCGTCGCCGTGACCATCCCGCGCGTCGAGGAGGAGGACACCGAGGACGAGGACGCTGAGGGCACCGAGGGTGCCGAGGGCGAGCAGTCCGAGGACTCCGAGGGCGAGAACTCCGAGGAGTCCTCCGATCAGGAGTGA
- the pth gene encoding aminoacyl-tRNA hydrolase, whose amino-acid sequence MNSADRLTGTHLVVGLGNPGAKYAATRHNVGQMVLDHIAETAGGNFGAARRAQAVVLEGRLGIPGADERVVLAKTTTYMNVSGGPVAALAAYYDVPPERVVVVHDEVDIPFDTIRLKRGGGEGGHNGLRDITKALGTKDYLRVRVGVGRPPGNRDTADHVLAPFTSTERKSLEMMIVDAADAVEAVVLEGLTAAQQRFHSRETR is encoded by the coding sequence ATGAACTCGGCCGACCGCCTCACCGGCACCCACCTCGTGGTGGGCCTGGGCAACCCGGGAGCGAAGTACGCCGCCACCCGGCACAACGTGGGCCAGATGGTGCTGGACCACATCGCCGAGACCGCCGGGGGCAATTTCGGTGCGGCCCGCCGTGCGCAGGCCGTGGTGCTCGAAGGGCGCCTGGGAATCCCCGGAGCCGATGAGCGCGTGGTGCTGGCCAAGACCACCACCTACATGAACGTCTCCGGCGGCCCCGTCGCGGCACTGGCCGCCTACTACGACGTGCCGCCCGAGCGGGTCGTGGTGGTGCACGACGAGGTGGACATCCCCTTCGACACCATCCGCCTCAAGCGCGGCGGCGGCGAGGGCGGTCACAACGGTCTGCGCGACATCACCAAGGCCCTGGGCACCAAGGACTACCTGCGGGTGCGGGTGGGGGTGGGCCGCCCACCCGGCAACCGCGACACCGCGGACCACGTGCTCGCACCGTTCACCAGCACCGAGCGGAAGAGCCTGGAGATGATGATCGTCGACGCGGCCGATGCCGTGGAGGCCGTGGTCCTCGAAGGCCTCACCGCCGCCCAGCAGCGATTCCACTCCCGGGAGACCCGATGA